The following coding sequences lie in one Microcoleus sp. FACHB-672 genomic window:
- a CDS encoding chlorophyll a/b-binding protein, with translation MEKENRNAWRFGFTPGAENWNGRLAMIGFAGAMILELVTGKGLLHFWGLI, from the coding sequence ATGGAAAAAGAAAATCGCAACGCTTGGCGCTTTGGCTTCACCCCCGGTGCCGAGAACTGGAACGGTCGTCTGGCAATGATTGGCTTTGCCGGCGCAATGATTCTGGAATTGGTAACGGGAAAAGGTTTGCTTCACTTCTGGGGCTTAATCTAA
- a CDS encoding ABC transporter ATP-binding protein: MAKVVIKSVYKSFPGRKGENKSILRDINLEVPDGQFMVLVGPSGCGKSTLLRLIAGLEEITGGEIQIGDRLVNELPPKERDIAMVFQNYALYPHMTVYDNIAFGLRRTKFGNGENDSLSIGKSAEKMFAGMTRSLPKNLRYLSAQEKAVDTQVERVAQLLQIESLLDRLPKQLSGGQKQRVALGRAIARNPQVFLMDEPLSNLDAKLRAETRAQIVKLQRQLGTTTIYVTHDQTEAMTMGDRIAVMYAGQIQQVAKPLELYNRPVNRFVAGFIGSPPMNFLPVQFQAPLLLYQNQFRLTLPDTWAPALEKYKGQSLILGIRPEHLNISLPALRNIQVQVDLVESLGAETQLHVSPIENAGNPSMLQVRIEPDRLVNAGEQLWLAIAPDKIHLFDPETGIAILP, from the coding sequence GTGGCAAAAGTTGTTATCAAAAGTGTTTACAAAAGTTTTCCCGGTCGCAAAGGCGAAAACAAGTCCATCTTGCGGGACATCAATTTAGAAGTGCCAGATGGCCAATTTATGGTACTGGTTGGGCCGTCGGGTTGCGGGAAAAGTACCCTACTGCGCTTAATCGCCGGTTTAGAAGAAATCACCGGCGGCGAGATTCAAATCGGTGATCGCCTCGTCAATGAATTGCCCCCGAAAGAGCGAGACATTGCGATGGTGTTCCAGAATTACGCCCTTTATCCCCACATGACAGTTTATGACAATATTGCCTTTGGGCTGCGGCGCACCAAATTTGGCAATGGGGAAAATGACTCGTTATCAATCGGTAAATCTGCTGAAAAAATGTTCGCCGGCATGACGCGATCCTTGCCGAAAAATCTGCGCTACCTCTCAGCGCAAGAGAAAGCGGTTGACACACAGGTGGAAAGGGTTGCCCAGCTATTGCAAATTGAATCACTCCTTGATCGGCTGCCGAAGCAGCTATCTGGGGGGCAAAAGCAGCGAGTTGCCCTTGGACGGGCAATCGCCCGTAACCCCCAAGTCTTCTTGATGGATGAACCCCTATCGAACCTAGACGCGAAACTTCGTGCTGAAACCCGCGCTCAAATCGTCAAACTACAACGCCAGCTAGGAACAACCACGATTTACGTCACTCACGACCAAACTGAAGCGATGACAATGGGTGATCGCATTGCGGTTATGTATGCCGGCCAAATTCAGCAGGTGGCAAAACCACTGGAACTCTACAACCGGCCTGTAAATCGCTTTGTTGCCGGCTTCATTGGCTCACCCCCGATGAACTTTTTGCCGGTGCAGTTTCAAGCACCCCTGTTGCTCTACCAGAACCAATTCCGCCTCACGCTGCCAGACACTTGGGCACCGGCTTTGGAAAAATATAAGGGCCAATCACTGATTTTAGGCATCCGCCCAGAACACTTAAACATTAGTCTGCCAGCGCTGAGAAATATCCAAGTTCAAGTTGATCTTGTGGAATCCCTCGGCGCGGAAACGCAACTTCATGTTAGTCCCATTGAGAATGCCGGCAATCCCTCAATGCTACAGGTGCGAATTGAGCCAGATCGTCTTGTAAATGCCGGTGAGCAACTTTGGCTGGCGATTGCACCGGACAAAATTCATTTATTTGACCCAGAAACAGGCATTGCGATCTTGCCTTAG
- a CDS encoding ABC transporter substrate-binding protein — MRAKRLAGFVISILALITLAGCRTKDTIPAQQVVTLAGWQSNLSEQRLLKQLIQKFEEKYPHIKVKYEVINSEYMSVIYTRLAGGTAPDVFYLEAFEAPRLMKEGALESLNAYVTTDFNIADFEKRLLDAFRNDGEIYGIPKDFSTLALFYNKQAFKEAGISQPPRNWEELIRYSQKLTADKNKDGKIDRYGFGVSPELARQYFMIKACGGELTDQAGKAAFATPVGLKGLQFVIDQYRKDQSSAQPSDVGASWGAEMLGAGKAAMVIEGLWAIPNLKDTFPRLNYAVVEVPAVCGKKGTMAFTVAYAMNKDAKNKPAAWELIAFLTGTEAMKISTSTGFALPSRQSVMQTFKQNPQYIPFTTGAGYATVWQGGERLSKIVTSFNNQFISAMIGQQSLSEAMQKSQETANKDCMTP, encoded by the coding sequence ATGAGGGCAAAAAGGTTAGCCGGCTTCGTGATCTCGATACTCGCGCTTATAACTTTAGCAGGCTGTAGGACGAAAGACACGATCCCTGCTCAACAAGTTGTTACACTTGCCGGTTGGCAAAGCAATCTCAGCGAACAGCGGCTTCTCAAACAGCTTATTCAGAAATTTGAAGAAAAATATCCTCATATTAAAGTTAAATATGAAGTGATTAACAGTGAGTATATGTCTGTTATTTACACCCGCTTAGCCGGGGGAACTGCGCCAGATGTATTTTATTTAGAGGCATTTGAAGCCCCTAGATTGATGAAGGAGGGGGCATTAGAATCTCTAAACGCTTATGTAACCACAGATTTTAATATTGCTGATTTTGAGAAACGGTTACTAGATGCTTTTAGAAATGACGGTGAAATATATGGCATTCCGAAGGATTTTTCTACTTTAGCTCTTTTTTATAACAAACAAGCTTTTAAAGAAGCCGGTATTTCCCAACCCCCTAGAAATTGGGAGGAGTTGATTAGATATTCCCAAAAACTGACGGCTGATAAAAATAAAGATGGCAAAATTGATCGCTACGGTTTTGGAGTTTCTCCAGAATTGGCGCGACAATATTTTATGATTAAAGCTTGTGGAGGAGAGTTAACGGATCAAGCGGGTAAAGCGGCTTTTGCAACACCAGTCGGGTTAAAAGGTCTGCAATTTGTGATTGATCAGTATCGAAAAGATCAGTCTTCCGCACAACCTTCAGATGTTGGAGCAAGTTGGGGCGCTGAAATGCTTGGCGCTGGAAAAGCGGCGATGGTTATTGAAGGATTGTGGGCAATTCCTAATTTAAAGGATACGTTTCCAAGGCTAAATTATGCAGTAGTGGAGGTGCCGGCAGTTTGTGGTAAAAAAGGCACAATGGCTTTTACGGTTGCTTATGCAATGAATAAAGATGCGAAGAATAAACCGGCTGCTTGGGAGTTAATTGCTTTTTTAACCGGCACAGAAGCGATGAAAATATCAACAAGTACAGGATTCGCCTTACCTAGCCGCCAATCTGTTATGCAAACGTTTAAACAAAATCCCCAATATATTCCGTTTACTACAGGTGCCGGTTATGCAACCGTTTGGCAAGGAGGTGAGAGGCTTAGCAAAATTGTTACCAGTTTTAATAATCAATTTATCAGTGCGATGATTGGGCAACAATCTTTGTCGGAAGCCATGCAAAAATCTCAAGAAACAGCCAACAAAGATTGTATGACTCCCTAA
- a CDS encoding carbohydrate ABC transporter permease — protein sequence MFNLKTLSKNKTIRESFSAYLFMTPTILILGVFLVLPIIFAVFLAFHKVKILGELNFKWINGQNFLCLVNDERVWIALKNTAEYVAIVVPVQTILALALATILNAQIKGKNWFRIIFFLPTVTSSAVLTLIFMWMLNSNGSINTLLGFIGLPAYNWIGDPDVALKAIMLMNIWSTAPFYMVIYLAAMQDIPESLYEAATLDGATTWEKFLYITLPFLKPVTFFIIVIGIIGTFQLFDQSYIFSAGSGGPNNATLTLVLLIYQYAFKNLEMGYAAALALMLASVIMMATVIQRSLYREEQLK from the coding sequence ATGTTTAATTTAAAAACGTTAAGCAAAAATAAAACTATAAGAGAAAGTTTCTCTGCTTATTTATTTATGACTCCTACAATCCTAATTTTAGGAGTATTTTTAGTCCTTCCAATTATTTTTGCTGTATTTTTAGCTTTTCATAAAGTAAAAATTTTAGGTGAACTAAATTTTAAATGGATTAACGGACAAAATTTTCTGTGTCTTGTTAATGATGAGCGAGTTTGGATTGCGCTAAAAAACACGGCTGAGTATGTGGCGATAGTGGTGCCGGTTCAAACAATATTAGCGCTTGCTTTAGCGACAATTTTAAATGCTCAAATTAAAGGAAAAAACTGGTTTAGGATTATTTTCTTTCTCCCAACCGTTACATCTTCAGCAGTTTTAACCTTAATTTTTATGTGGATGTTAAATTCTAACGGCTCAATTAACACGCTGTTAGGATTTATCGGGTTGCCGGCTTACAATTGGATAGGCGATCCAGATGTAGCGCTGAAAGCCATTATGCTGATGAATATTTGGTCAACTGCGCCATTTTACATGGTGATCTATTTAGCGGCGATGCAAGATATCCCTGAAAGTTTATATGAAGCAGCAACGCTTGATGGCGCGACAACCTGGGAAAAATTTTTATATATTACCTTGCCGTTTTTAAAACCGGTGACTTTTTTTATTATTGTGATCGGAATTATTGGCACATTTCAACTCTTTGATCAATCTTATATCTTTTCTGCCGGCTCAGGTGGCCCTAATAACGCTACTCTAACGCTTGTGCTTTTAATTTATCAGTATGCTTTTAAAAATTTAGAAATGGGTTATGCTGCTGCCCTCGCTTTAATGTTAGCCTCAGTTATTATGATGGCAACCGTTATTCAACGCAGTTTGTATAGAGAAGAACAATTGAAGTAG